A single region of the Salvia miltiorrhiza cultivar Shanhuang (shh) chromosome 8, IMPLAD_Smil_shh, whole genome shotgun sequence genome encodes:
- the LOC130998239 gene encoding uncharacterized protein LOC130998239, giving the protein MARRKDLSSFERAAIIEFLLEGSKNGKPSRGKITAAVQRWSCCRRTISRTWAAAKERRANGEVMSSVSEKTMRPRRKLVALDLQLIASLDLSKRSTIRKLACGVKCSKSTVGRWVKTGLIRAHSNAIKPDLTAPNKLLRLRFSLEALEYDRIMRSLTFKSMHNTVHIDEKWFYITKSAQRFYLTPEEIEPHRTCKNKKFITKVMFMCAVCRPVFGANGECLFDGKIGIFPFTELVPAKRNSKNRAAGTMEWKPIQSITKQVVKDCLIYQIIPAIKAKWPANASKTIFIQQDNARPHIQDSDPDFRVVASADGFDIHLVHQPPNSPDTNINDLGWFRAIQSLQTESVSTNVDGLVNAVINSFNELSPTTLNKVFLSLQSCMVEILKVKGRNSYKIPHLGKDALIRQDMLPLNLQVPSELVRECISYLIDNGALSISDTLMQNLGVNAGCTDEVELMVHQLQIQSTEVM; this is encoded by the exons ATGGCTAGAAGGAAGGATCTTTCTTCCTTTGAGAGGGCTGCCATCATCGAGTTTCTGCTTGAAGGAAGCAAAAATGGAAAGCCATCTCGAGGGAAGATCACTGCTGCTGTTCAGAGATGGAGCTGCTGCCGGCGGACGATCAGTCGTACTTGGGCAGCTGCAAAAGAACGAAGAGCAAATGGTGAGGTAATGAGTTCGGTGAGTGAGAAAACAATGAGACCAAGGAGAAAACTTGTAGCTCTGGATTTACAGTTAATTGCTAGCCTAGATTTGTCAAAAAGATCAACAATTAGAAAGCTTGCATGTGGGGTTAAATGCAGTAAAAGCACAGTGGGTAGATGGGTAAAAACTGGACTGATCAGGGCTCATTCGAATGCAATTAAACCTGATCTCACAGCTCCAAACAAGTTGCTTAGGCTACGGTTTTCcttagaagctctagaatatgaTAGGATTATGAGGAGTTTGACATTTAAAAGCATGCACAACACAGTACACattgatgagaaatggttctACATCACAAAAAGTGCACAAAGGTTCTACTTAACTCCTGAAGAGATAGAACCTCATAGGACATGCAAGAACAAGAAGTTCATCACCAAGGTGATGTTCATGTGTGCTGTATGTAGGCCAGTGTTTGGGGCTAATGGTGAGTGCTTGTTTGATGGAAAAATTGGAATTTTTCCATTCACTGAACTTGTTCCAGCAAAAAGGAACAGTAAGAACAGGGCTGCAGGCACTATGGAGTGGAAGCCAATTCAAAGCATCACCAAACAAGTGGTGAAAGACTGCCTGATATACCAG ATAATTCCTGCTATTAAAGCTAAGTGGCCAGCCAATGCAAGCAAAACCATCTTTATTCAGCAAGATAATGCAAGGcctcacattcaagactcagaCCCTGATTTCAGGGTTGTTGCTTCAGCTGATGGCTTTGATATTCACTTGGTGCATCAACCACCAAACTCCCCAGACACAAACATTAATGATTTGGGGTGGTTTAGGGCAATACAAAGCCTCCAAACTGAATCAGTGTCTACAAATGTGGATGGCCTAGTGAATGCAGTGATTAATTCATTCAATGAGTTAAGCCCAACAACTTTAAATAAAGTTTTCTTAAGCTTGCAAAGTTGTATGGTGGAAATTCTGAAAGTGAAGGGGAGGAATAGCTATAAGATCCCTCATTTAGGGAAGGATGCTTTGATTAGGCAGGATATGCTGCCCTTGAATCTCCAAGTTCCAAGTGAACTTGTAAGGGAGTGCATATCCTACCTAATTGACAATGGAGCTTTGTCAATTAGTGATACACTAATGCAGAATTTGGGAGTTAATGCAGGTTGCACAGATGAGGTTGAGTTGATGGTGCATCAActtcaaattcaatcaactgaAGTTATGTGA